Proteins from a genomic interval of bacterium:
- the rpmG gene encoding 50S ribosomal protein L33 — MRVIITLACSDCKSRNYTTEKNKQKTQERIAVKKYCRFCKKHTEHKEVK; from the coding sequence ATGCGAGTAATCATAACTCTTGCGTGTTCGGACTGCAAGAGCCGCAATTACACTACTGAAAAGAACAAGCAAAAGACGCAGGAGCGCATAGCCGTAAAGAAGTATTGCCGCTTCTGCAAAAAACACACAGAACACAAAGAAGTCAAGTGA
- the nusG gene encoding transcription termination/antitermination factor NusG gives MKFFVVHTYTGHESKVKKLLAKLIERSGLAEMFGRIVVPVERVWRVKKGKKSVEERRLFPGHVLVEMEPREETFKLVNSTPGVVRLLGTKESPSALTDEEALAVMEEMDKGQEKMAAEVPFSTGESVKIISGPFAGFIGTVDEINPERGKVRVFVTIFGRSTPIELDIIEVQTI, from the coding sequence ATGAAGTTTTTTGTCGTTCATACTTATACCGGGCACGAGTCCAAGGTCAAAAAGCTTCTTGCAAAGCTCATTGAGCGAAGCGGATTAGCAGAGATGTTCGGCCGCATAGTGGTGCCGGTCGAAAGAGTGTGGCGTGTCAAGAAAGGAAAGAAAAGCGTTGAAGAAAGAAGGCTCTTTCCGGGTCACGTCCTTGTTGAGATGGAGCCGCGAGAAGAGACCTTCAAACTCGTAAACTCGACGCCCGGTGTAGTCAGGCTTCTTGGAACAAAGGAGAGCCCATCGGCTCTTACGGACGAAGAAGCCCTTGCAGTTATGGAGGAGATGGATAAGGGACAAGAGAAGATGGCCGCCGAGGTGCCTTTCTCTACCGGAGAAAGCGTGAAGATAATATCGGGGCCATTTGCGGGCTTTATAGGAACAGTGGACGAGATCAATCCGGAAAGAGGGAAGGTTCGCGTGTTCGTGACTATTTTTGGACGTTCAACTCCTATTGAGTTGGACATTATAGAAGTGCAAACGATTTAG
- the secE gene encoding preprotein translocase subunit SecE: MWTKIADFFKGTFVEMRRVSWTGRKELVATTGAVLVLTLIVTLFVFGIDKLFQFLLQLLLGLAG; encoded by the coding sequence GTGTGGACTAAAATAGCAGATTTCTTTAAAGGCACGTTTGTTGAGATGCGTCGCGTCTCATGGACGGGCCGCAAGGAGCTTGTCGCAACAACAGGAGCGGTCCTTGTGTTGACCCTTATTGTGACGCTCTTCGTCTTTGGAATAGATAAGCTCTTTCAATTTCTGTTGCAGCTTCTACTGGGTCTCGCCGGATGA
- the tuf gene encoding elongation factor Tu (EF-Tu; promotes GTP-dependent binding of aminoacyl-tRNA to the A-site of ribosomes during protein biosynthesis; when the tRNA anticodon matches the mRNA codon, GTP hydrolysis results; the inactive EF-Tu-GDP leaves the ribosome and release of GDP is promoted by elongation factor Ts; many prokaryotes have two copies of the gene encoding EF-Tu) — translation MVMPGDNVELGIELISEVALEEGSRFAIREGGRTVGAGVVTKVIE, via the coding sequence GATGGTGATGCCTGGCGACAACGTGGAGCTTGGAATAGAGCTTATCTCCGAGGTAGCGCTTGAGGAAGGCTCCCGGTTTGCAATCCGCGAAGGCGGACGCACCGTTGGCGCTGGCGTCGTCACAAAGGTGATTGAATAA